The Streptomyces sp. NBC_01439 genome contains the following window.
GCGACCACCGGCTGCTCCAGCGGTTCATCTACATCACGATGGCCGTCGCGCTGGTACTGCTGATCGCGCCGGCGTTCTTCGGCGCGGACACGTACGGCGCCAAGCGGTGGATCATCCTCTTCGGCTTCTCGGTCCAGCCCGGCGAGTTCGTGAAGATCATGATCGCGATCTTCTTCGCCGGGTACCTGGTCATCCACCGGGACTCGCTGGCCCTGACGGGCCGCAGGTTCCTGGGCATGCGATTGCCCCCGATGCGGCAGCTCGGCCCCATCGCCACGGTGTGGATCCTCTCGATGCTGGTGCTGATCTTCGAGCGCGACCTGGGCACGTCACTGATCTTCTTCGGCGTCTTCGTGGTGATGCTGTACGTCGCCACCGAGCGCACCAGCTGGATCGTGTGCGGCGTGCTCATGGCCTCGGCGGGCGCCTTCGTCGTCGGCTCGACGGAGCCGCACGTCAAGGCGCGCGTGGCGGCCTGGTTGAACCCGCTCTCCGTCTACTGGGACACCCCTCCCCCGGGCATCACCTCGGACCAGTCGGCGCAGGCCCTGTTCAGCTTCGGCACGGGCGGCATCTCGGGGACCGGCCTCGGCATGGGCCACCCCGAGCTGATCAAGTTCGCCGGGCGCAGCGACTTCATCCTCACGACGGTGGGCGAGGAGCTCGGCCTGGCCGGGGTCATGGCCGTACTGATCCTCTACGCGCTCCTCGTGCAGCGGGGGCTGCGGATGGCCCTCGGCGCGCGCGACCCCTTCGGCAAACTGCTCGCGGTGGGCCTGGCGGCGGCGCTGGCCCTGCAGGTCTTCGTGGTCGCGGGCGGCGTGACGGGCCTGATCCCCCTGACGGGCAAGGCCCTGCCCTTCCTCGCCAAGGGCGGCTCGTCCCTCCTGGCCAACTGGGTCATGATCGCCCTGCTCCTGCGCATCAGCGACAGCGCGGAACGCCAACGCGAGGCGGACACCCACGGCCCGGTAGAAACGACGATCACGCCGGTGGTGCGGGTGTAGGGGGCGGGGCTCTTGGCCAGCGTCGGGGACGTGTACGGGGGTTCCCGGCAGGGCACGTCCCGAGACGGGGCCCATGACAGCCACCTGCCGGGTCGGTGGGCGCACCACATCGCTACGCGCTCCTCACCCCTCAGCGTCCGACGGCCGTCTTGGGTCGGGCATAGGCCGCCCACGGCCCCGGCCCGACGCTCGACCCGCGTCCGACGGACGTCTGGGGCTGGGCATGGGCCGCCTCGGATCGCTCAGCGCGTCTCCGTGGACGTGTCCGGCGCCCGTACCGGGCTGATCACGGTCTTCGCGGGGGCCTCATTCGGCGGGCTCGACGTTGGCGGCGGACGTGGTGAATTCGCGCCCGGACGGGCCACGGATGTAGGCCAGTTCCACCCAGTGCTCGGTGTAGGCGTCCGAGACGTTGTCGTTGACCACGGCCATCAGCTCGCCCTCGGCGCCGGAAGCGATGCCGCGGACACGGCGGCGCAGGAGACGGTGAGGCACGTATTCGTACCGCTCACTCATCGGCCGCCCCTTGCAAGGTGCTGAGGAAGCGCTCCCAGCCGACCAGCGCCCGCCCGAGCAGGTCTTCGCTGGGCTCGCATATGACGGCCACCCTCACCGGGAGGGCGTCGCCCGTGTCGACGGTGAAGACATCGCGATGCTGCGACATACAGATCACTCCTCACT
Protein-coding sequences here:
- a CDS encoding FtsW/RodA/SpoVE family cell cycle protein; protein product: MRGLKPLTSAVARRRTEALLLVFVIAIAVFGHAAAGLAMNGELPPKFVDFTISMTLLSLVGHLGIRRFAAYADPLIFPLAMLLTGLGLVLIHRLDQGYIERWNSDANAPGQLLWTVVGVAACIAVLALLRDHRLLQRFIYITMAVALVLLIAPAFFGADTYGAKRWIILFGFSVQPGEFVKIMIAIFFAGYLVIHRDSLALTGRRFLGMRLPPMRQLGPIATVWILSMLVLIFERDLGTSLIFFGVFVVMLYVATERTSWIVCGVLMASAGAFVVGSTEPHVKARVAAWLNPLSVYWDTPPPGITSDQSAQALFSFGTGGISGTGLGMGHPELIKFAGRSDFILTTVGEELGLAGVMAVLILYALLVQRGLRMALGARDPFGKLLAVGLAAALALQVFVVAGGVTGLIPLTGKALPFLAKGGSSLLANWVMIALLLRISDSAERQREADTHGPVETTITPVVRV